A single window of Chloroflexota bacterium DNA harbors:
- a CDS encoding succinate dehydrogenase iron-sulfur subunit: MAERDTKQVTFRIQRYNPEQGGAPRLEEFVVPTSRGMTVLDGLIYVKEDLDSTLAFRASCRMGICGSCGMLINSYPHLACHTQIEEFHSDVLTVKPLPNMPVIKDLVVDLTPLFDHHRSIMPYIVRPDEQEMENPTAEFGQTPQELNDFLQFTYCMKCGICVAACPTSASDKLFLGPEALAQCYRYCADSRDSGQRERLRLVDTDHGAWHCHLAGACSESCPKGLDPALAIQLLKRQLASQALGFRKKQLPSPVVSPPTESKTRIPYPEFSVKAKK; encoded by the coding sequence GTGGCTGAAAGAGACACGAAGCAGGTAACGTTCAGAATCCAGAGATATAACCCGGAACAGGGTGGTGCGCCTCGCCTGGAGGAATTCGTAGTGCCAACCAGCCGAGGCATGACCGTGCTGGACGGCCTTATTTATGTAAAGGAGGATCTGGACAGCACCCTTGCCTTTCGTGCCTCGTGCCGTATGGGGATTTGTGGCTCCTGCGGCATGCTGATCAATAGCTATCCTCACCTTGCCTGCCATACGCAGATAGAGGAGTTTCATTCAGATGTATTGACTGTCAAGCCTTTGCCCAACATGCCTGTGATCAAAGACCTAGTGGTTGATCTGACTCCTTTGTTCGACCACCACAGATCGATAATGCCTTACATCGTGCGCCCGGATGAGCAGGAAATGGAAAATCCCACCGCCGAATTTGGCCAGACACCTCAGGAGCTAAACGATTTCTTGCAGTTCACCTATTGCATGAAGTGTGGCATATGTGTCGCTGCTTGCCCAACTTCGGCCAGCGATAAGCTTTTTTTGGGGCCGGAGGCCCTGGCCCAATGTTACCGCTACTGTGCTGACAGTCGTGACAGTGGCCAGCGAGAAAGGCTCCGATTAGTGGACACCGACCACGGGGCCTGGCATTGCCATCTTGCCGGAGCTTGCTCAGAATCCTGCCCCAAGGGGTTGGATCCAGCATTAGCTATTCAGCTTCTCAAGAGGCAGCTCGCATCCCAGGCCCTAGGATTCAGGAAAAAGCAACTTCCTTCTCCGGTGGTTTCTCCTCCCACTGAATCCAAGACCAGGATCCCTTACCCTGAGTTCAGTGTGAAGGCGAAGAAGTGA
- a CDS encoding succinate dehydrogenase/fumarate reductase flavoprotein subunit, with protein MVNSKKHDVIVLGSGLAGLRAAIEAAQNQKVDVAIFSKVQLMRSHSVCAEGGTAAVMQPEAGDSLGLHAWDTVRGADFLCDQDVVMRFVEEAPKEILLLDHWGIPWSRRPDGRIAQRPFGGHSFDRAVFAADKTGFFEMQTLYDTLQKYAKVSRYDECYVTSIVIKNNLFCGITVWDLATGDFFLVHGKALIIATGGACRMFGFTTYSLTATGDGIAMAYRAGLPIKDAEFVQFHPTGLVPSGILITEAARGEGGYLLNNKSERFMQKYAAGKMELAPRDIIARAEMTEIEEGRGFSGPDGLDYVHVDLRHLGDEKINERLPLIREVAIKFNFIDPIEEPIPVRPAAHYFMGGVHTDIDGATPVEGIWAAGEAACISLHGANRLGSNSTAECLVWGKIAGAKAAEHASRQKAFPMLSEETTLGEEEAKIFGTFKPDAKESAYDLRRELQRVMDSEVGVYRTGAGLEAARKKIKELKQRVSDVQVKDRGRIYNTDLLSALEIDNLLDLAEVVVLGALARTESRGAHARRDFPNRDDVNWLKHTLARYTPKGPLIEYIPVNITAWQPVERKY; from the coding sequence ATTGTGAACAGTAAGAAGCACGACGTCATAGTCCTGGGTTCTGGGCTTGCTGGGCTACGGGCAGCCATCGAAGCTGCCCAAAACCAGAAGGTCGATGTGGCCATCTTCTCCAAAGTCCAGCTCATGCGTTCGCATTCAGTCTGTGCCGAAGGTGGCACTGCAGCAGTCATGCAACCAGAAGCGGGAGACAGCCTTGGGCTTCATGCCTGGGACACCGTCAGAGGGGCCGATTTTCTCTGTGATCAAGACGTAGTCATGCGTTTTGTCGAAGAAGCGCCCAAAGAAATCCTGCTCTTGGATCACTGGGGGATTCCATGGTCGCGTCGTCCCGACGGGCGGATTGCCCAACGGCCTTTCGGCGGTCATAGCTTTGATCGGGCTGTCTTCGCTGCGGACAAGACTGGCTTCTTTGAAATGCAGACCCTTTACGATACTCTGCAAAAATACGCCAAGGTGAGTAGATACGACGAATGCTATGTTACCTCGATTGTGATAAAGAACAACTTGTTCTGCGGCATAACTGTCTGGGATCTAGCCACCGGCGATTTCTTCCTCGTTCATGGCAAAGCATTAATTATCGCCACTGGTGGTGCTTGCCGTATGTTCGGCTTCACTACCTACTCTCTGACCGCCACCGGTGATGGGATAGCCATGGCTTACCGGGCTGGCCTGCCCATCAAGGATGCTGAGTTTGTCCAGTTTCACCCCACGGGTCTGGTTCCGTCCGGCATTCTGATCACAGAAGCGGCACGGGGTGAGGGAGGCTACCTCCTTAACAACAAGTCTGAGAGGTTCATGCAAAAATATGCTGCCGGCAAGATGGAACTGGCTCCTCGAGACATCATAGCTCGCGCTGAGATGACCGAAATCGAAGAGGGCAGAGGATTCTCCGGTCCTGATGGTCTCGACTATGTTCATGTGGATCTGCGTCATCTTGGGGACGAGAAGATAAACGAAAGGCTGCCACTAATTCGTGAGGTGGCCATAAAATTCAACTTCATCGACCCCATTGAGGAGCCGATTCCTGTCCGGCCGGCGGCTCATTATTTCATGGGCGGGGTGCACACGGATATAGATGGGGCCACGCCAGTAGAAGGCATCTGGGCTGCCGGCGAGGCGGCGTGCATATCACTTCACGGCGCCAACCGCTTAGGCTCCAACTCCACGGCTGAGTGCCTGGTTTGGGGCAAAATTGCCGGGGCCAAAGCGGCTGAGCATGCCTCAAGACAGAAAGCCTTCCCAATGCTGTCTGAAGAAACTACCTTAGGAGAGGAAGAGGCCAAGATTTTCGGCACATTCAAGCCTGATGCTAAAGAGAGTGCCTACGACCTGCGCCGAGAGCTTCAGAGAGTGATGGATAGTGAGGTGGGAGTCTACCGGACTGGCGCAGGTCTGGAAGCAGCCCGCAAGAAGATAAAGGAACTGAAACAAAGGGTCTCTGATGTCCAGGTTAAAGACCGGGGACGGATATACAACACCGATCTGCTCAGCGCCCTGGAAATTGACAACCTTCTTGACCTGGCTGAGGTGGTGGTTCTGGGGGCATTGGCCCGCACCGAGTCTCGTGGAGCTCATGCACGACGTGATTTTCCGAACCGTGACGACGTCAACTGGCTGAAGCATACTCTGGCACGCTACACGCCCAAAGGGCCGCTGATAGAGTACATTCCGGTAAACATCACCGCATGGCAGCCGGTGGAAAGAAAGTACTAG
- a CDS encoding fumarate hydratase, producing MRDINAKEVSQTVSRLFQEANFFLPEDAITSLKRARESEESPVAREVIDGILQNAEIAAREKMPLCQDCGAAVVFLELGQEVHITGGEFYAAVNEGVRQAYNEGYLRKSMVKQPYSQRVNTKDNTPAIIYTDIVAGDKLRIIAMPKGGGAENMTRLAMLPPAGGRQGIVDFVVNAVDEAGSNPCPPVVVGVGIGGTAERTLMLAKKALLRKIGQPSPDAEVAELEREILQRINNLGIGPMGYGGRVTALAVNIEVFPAHIASMPVAVNMNCHSSRHKEAVL from the coding sequence ATGCGGGACATTAATGCCAAGGAAGTAAGCCAGACAGTATCTCGTCTCTTTCAGGAAGCCAATTTCTTTTTGCCGGAGGATGCGATAACTTCCCTCAAACGAGCCCGGGAGTCTGAGGAATCACCGGTGGCCCGTGAGGTAATAGATGGGATACTGCAGAATGCCGAAATCGCAGCCAGAGAGAAGATGCCCCTGTGTCAAGACTGTGGTGCAGCCGTGGTCTTCCTGGAACTGGGGCAGGAAGTTCACATCACCGGCGGCGAGTTCTATGCTGCCGTCAACGAGGGCGTGCGCCAGGCATATAATGAGGGCTATCTCCGTAAGTCCATGGTGAAGCAACCTTATTCCCAACGAGTGAACACCAAGGATAATACGCCTGCTATCATTTACACAGACATAGTCGCCGGTGACAAGCTGAGGATCATAGCCATGCCCAAGGGCGGAGGTGCGGAGAACATGACCCGTCTGGCTATGTTACCACCGGCTGGTGGTCGGCAGGGGATAGTTGATTTCGTGGTCAATGCTGTTGACGAAGCAGGCAGCAACCCCTGCCCCCCAGTGGTGGTGGGTGTGGGCATTGGAGGTACCGCCGAAAGAACCCTGATGCTGGCTAAAAAGGCACTGCTGCGGAAGATAGGTCAGCCCAGTCCGGACGCGGAGGTGGCTGAACTGGAAAGGGAAATCCTGCAACGCATAAACAACCTGGGCATTGGGCCAATGGGGTATGGTGGCAGAGTAACCGCCCTAGCGGTCAACATCGAGGTTTTCCCGGCCCACATAGCCAGTATGCCAGTAGCAGTCAACATGAATTGTCACAGCTCTCGTCATAAGGAAGCAGTATTGTGA